Proteins from a genomic interval of Nocardioides jishulii:
- the argG gene encoding argininosuccinate synthase: MSKVLTSLPVGERVGIAFSGGLDTSVAVAWMRHHGAIPCTYTADIGQPDEPDISGVPDRAKLYGAEIARAVDIKPQLVEEGLAAIACGAFHIRSGGRSYFNTTPLGRAVTGTQLVRAMMEDGVNIWGDGSTYKGNDIERFYRYGLMANPALQIYKPWLDADFVTELGGRSEMSQFLLEHNLPYRDSVEKAYSTDANIWGATHEAKTLEHLDVSLETVEPIMGVKFWDPSVAIETEDVTVRFEAGRPVAINGQRFDDPVALVMEANRIGGRHGLGMSDQIENRIIEAKSRGIYEAPGMALLWITYERLVNAIHNEDTVAQYHNEGRKLGRLLYEGRWLDPQALMIRESIQRWIASLVTGDVTLRLRRGEDYTILSTEGDNFSYHPEKLSMERTENAAFGPVDRIGQLTMRNLDIADSRFKLEQYANQPLDQGQVLVENGTLFGELPAGGAAVITANADVEDESAVENASDAAAMEFGAD; the protein is encoded by the coding sequence GTGAGCAAGGTCCTCACCTCCCTTCCCGTCGGCGAGCGCGTCGGCATCGCCTTCTCCGGTGGCCTCGACACCTCGGTCGCCGTCGCGTGGATGCGCCACCACGGCGCCATCCCGTGCACCTACACCGCCGACATCGGCCAGCCCGACGAGCCGGACATCTCCGGCGTCCCGGACCGGGCCAAGCTGTACGGCGCCGAGATCGCCCGCGCGGTGGACATCAAGCCCCAGCTGGTCGAGGAGGGCCTGGCCGCCATCGCCTGCGGTGCCTTCCACATCCGCTCGGGTGGCCGCTCGTACTTCAACACCACGCCGCTGGGACGTGCCGTCACGGGCACCCAGCTGGTGCGCGCGATGATGGAGGACGGCGTCAACATCTGGGGCGACGGCTCCACCTACAAGGGCAACGACATCGAGCGGTTCTACCGCTACGGCCTGATGGCCAACCCGGCCCTGCAGATCTACAAGCCGTGGCTGGACGCCGACTTCGTGACCGAGCTCGGTGGTCGTTCGGAGATGAGCCAGTTCCTGCTCGAGCACAACCTCCCGTACCGCGACTCGGTGGAGAAGGCGTACTCGACCGACGCCAACATCTGGGGCGCGACGCACGAGGCCAAGACGCTGGAGCACCTCGACGTCTCGCTGGAGACGGTCGAGCCGATCATGGGCGTGAAGTTCTGGGACCCGTCGGTCGCCATCGAGACCGAGGACGTCACCGTCCGTTTCGAGGCCGGTCGCCCGGTCGCGATCAACGGTCAGCGCTTCGACGACCCGGTCGCGCTGGTCATGGAGGCGAACCGCATCGGCGGACGCCACGGCCTGGGGATGAGCGACCAGATCGAGAACCGCATCATCGAGGCCAAGTCGCGCGGCATCTACGAGGCGCCGGGCATGGCGCTGCTGTGGATCACCTACGAGCGCCTGGTCAACGCGATCCACAACGAGGACACGGTCGCGCAGTACCACAACGAGGGCCGCAAGCTCGGTCGCCTGCTGTACGAGGGCCGCTGGCTCGACCCGCAGGCGCTGATGATCCGTGAGTCGATCCAGCGCTGGATCGCCTCCCTGGTCACCGGCGACGTCACCCTGCGACTGCGCCGCGGGGAGGACTACACGATCCTGAGCACCGAGGGTGACAACTTCTCCTACCACCCGGAGAAGCTCTCGATGGAGCGCACCGAGAACGCCGCCTTCGGGCCGGTCGACCGGATCGGGCAGCTCACCATGCGCAACCTGGACATCGCCGACTCGCGCTTCAAGCTCGAGCAGTACGCCAACCAGCCGCTCGACCAGGGCCAGGTGCTCGTCGAGAACGGCACGCTCTTCGGTGAGCTGCCCGCCGGTGGCGCCGCCGTCATCACGGCGAACGCCGACGTCGAGGACGAGTCCGCCGTGGAGAACGCCAGCGACGCCGCTGCCATGGAGTTCGGCGCCGACTGA
- the argH gene encoding argininosuccinate lyase, with product MSENEGTTNQGKLWGGRFAGGPSPELEALSRSTHFDWRLTPYDLAGSRAHANALHRAGLLSDADHAELLRGLDVLGERYAAGTLVPDVSDEDVHGALERLLIDEVGAEVGGRLRAGRSRNDQVATLFKMFLRDHARVLSGQVLDLVDALTQQAAAAGDAVMPGRTHLQHAQPVLLAHHLLAHVWPLLRDVDRLADWDARVAADSPYGSGALAGQTLGLDPEAVATELGFTGSSANSIDGTAARDFVAEFAFVTAMVGVDMSRLAEEVILWSTREFDFVTLHDSWSTGSSIMPQKKNPDIAELARGKAGRLIGNVSGLLATLKALPLAYNRDLQEDKEPVFDSVDTLEVLLPAFTGMVATLTFHTERMAELAPQGFSLATDIAEWLVREGTPFRIAHEVAGACVRVCEENGIELHELTDEQFAQINPALTPAVREVLTVEGSVGARTGRGGTAPVRVAEQLAEARERARALRNRLV from the coding sequence GTGAGCGAGAACGAGGGCACCACCAATCAGGGCAAGCTCTGGGGTGGTCGTTTCGCCGGCGGTCCGTCGCCGGAGCTGGAGGCGCTGTCGCGCTCGACCCACTTCGACTGGCGCCTGACGCCGTACGACCTCGCGGGCTCCCGGGCCCACGCCAACGCGCTCCACCGTGCGGGGTTGCTGTCCGACGCCGACCACGCCGAGCTCCTGCGTGGGCTCGACGTGCTGGGGGAGCGGTACGCCGCGGGCACCCTGGTGCCGGACGTCTCCGACGAGGACGTCCACGGTGCGCTCGAGCGCCTGCTGATCGACGAGGTCGGCGCCGAGGTGGGCGGGCGGCTCCGTGCCGGCCGCAGCCGCAACGACCAGGTGGCGACGCTCTTCAAGATGTTCCTGCGCGACCACGCACGGGTGCTCAGCGGGCAGGTGCTGGACCTCGTCGACGCCCTGACCCAGCAGGCCGCTGCCGCGGGTGACGCCGTGATGCCGGGGCGTACGCACCTGCAGCACGCCCAGCCCGTGCTGCTGGCGCACCACCTGCTCGCCCACGTCTGGCCGTTGCTGCGGGACGTGGACCGCTTGGCCGACTGGGACGCGCGGGTGGCCGCTGACTCCCCGTACGGCTCGGGCGCCCTCGCCGGGCAAACCCTCGGGCTCGACCCCGAGGCGGTCGCCACCGAGCTGGGCTTCACCGGTTCGTCGGCCAACTCGATCGACGGCACCGCCGCTCGTGACTTCGTGGCCGAGTTCGCCTTCGTGACGGCCATGGTGGGTGTCGACATGAGCCGCCTCGCGGAGGAGGTCATCCTCTGGTCGACCCGCGAGTTCGACTTCGTGACGCTCCACGACTCCTGGTCGACGGGGTCGAGCATCATGCCGCAGAAGAAGAACCCCGACATCGCCGAGCTGGCGCGTGGCAAGGCTGGACGTCTGATCGGCAACGTCTCCGGTCTGCTGGCCACGCTCAAGGCACTGCCCCTGGCCTACAACCGCGACCTGCAGGAGGACAAGGAGCCCGTCTTCGACTCGGTGGACACACTCGAGGTGCTCCTTCCGGCCTTCACCGGGATGGTGGCCACGCTGACCTTCCACACCGAGCGCATGGCTGAGCTCGCTCCCCAGGGGTTCTCGTTGGCGACCGACATCGCGGAGTGGCTGGTGCGTGAGGGCACTCCCTTCCGGATCGCCCACGAGGTGGCGGGTGCCTGCGTGCGGGTGTGCGAGGAGAACGGCATCGAGCTCCACGAGCTCACCGACGAGCAGTTCGCCCAGATCAACCCGGCGCTCACGCCGGCCGTGCGTGAGGTCCTGACCGTGGAGGGCTCCGTCGGCGCCCGCACGGGCCGCGGGGGCACCGCCCCGGTGCGGGTGGCCGAGCAGCTCGCGGAGGCACGCGAGCGCGCCAGGGCGCTGCGCAACCGTCTCGTCTGA
- a CDS encoding DUF1015 family protein — MHENGDTPTPDVEIPASPAHPVELRPFRGVRLSPQKVANPSTARAFARPYRDVATRLSRWQDEGLVELDLEPALYLHEYSVHGMTIRGLVGGLQLSTRATHHDERSVFAHEAIHPEQADELAARMYEMGMNPGPILLVHRGPATVRALQRRVMERQPDHAYTDRSGQEHRLWRITDEAQLQTIAEGLSDSRFMIADGHHRYAAYLRLQEMHPGTPWDRGLTMVVDQEDTPFFLGPIHRTFKRRSLLALKTAAASVSATTREVTETEALRALGPKTLVATDGRRWMVIDLPEGPRTSAVEFLHQRLLPTAGSDDVVYHHSVEEAITAATASYVSVLLPAPDYSLLDRAMERGHLLPEKATSFQPKPSLGVLMRSVDSELMAPPSN; from the coding sequence ATGCACGAGAACGGTGACACTCCCACGCCGGACGTCGAGATCCCCGCGTCACCAGCGCACCCGGTCGAGCTGCGACCGTTCCGGGGCGTACGACTGTCGCCGCAGAAGGTGGCCAACCCGTCCACTGCCCGTGCTTTCGCCCGACCTTACCGCGACGTGGCGACCCGCCTGTCGCGCTGGCAGGACGAGGGCCTGGTGGAGCTCGACCTCGAACCGGCCCTCTACCTGCACGAGTACTCCGTGCACGGCATGACCATCCGCGGGCTGGTGGGAGGGCTGCAGCTCTCGACGCGCGCCACGCACCACGACGAACGTTCCGTCTTCGCCCACGAGGCCATCCACCCGGAGCAGGCCGACGAGCTGGCCGCCCGCATGTACGAGATGGGCATGAACCCCGGGCCGATCCTCCTGGTGCACCGCGGCCCTGCCACCGTCCGCGCCCTGCAGCGCCGGGTCATGGAACGGCAGCCCGACCACGCCTACACCGACCGCAGCGGCCAGGAGCATCGCCTCTGGCGGATCACTGACGAGGCCCAGCTGCAGACCATCGCCGAGGGACTGTCCGACTCCCGGTTCATGATCGCTGACGGACATCACCGCTACGCGGCGTACCTCCGCCTCCAGGAGATGCACCCGGGCACTCCTTGGGACCGCGGACTCACCATGGTCGTCGACCAGGAGGACACCCCGTTCTTCCTCGGCCCGATCCACCGGACCTTCAAGCGACGCAGCCTCCTGGCGCTCAAGACTGCCGCGGCCTCTGTCTCGGCTACCACCCGAGAGGTGACGGAGACCGAGGCACTGCGTGCCCTGGGGCCGAAGACGCTCGTGGCCACCGACGGACGTCGTTGGATGGTCATCGACCTTCCCGAGGGTCCTCGCACGAGCGCCGTGGAGTTCCTGCACCAGCGCCTGCTGCCCACCGCCGGCTCCGACGACGTCGTCTACCACCACTCCGTCGAGGAGGCGATCACCGCGGCGACGGCGTCGTACGTCAGCGTCCTGCTGCCCGCTCCCGACTACTCGCTGCTCGACCGCGCCATGGAGCGGGGCCACCTGCTCCCCGAGAAGGCCACGTCGTTCCAGCCCAAGCCGAGCCTGGGCGTCCTCATGCGTTCCGTGGACTCGGAACTGATGGCACCGCCCAGCAACTAG
- a CDS encoding HAD-IIA family hydrolase, translated as MTRGSRRPAWECHRSRASKHRRARRAGAAKEDQLLQESTTALAHSHDLVMLDLDGVVYISGTAVPGVPEALHRLREQGVHVAFVTNNASRTAETVAEHLTDLGVPAEAHDVVTSAQAAAGVLAERHGAGARILVLGAAGLVRALEEVGLVAVLDPADPDVVGVVTGFGPDVVWKDLMRVAVRIQEGLPWVASNTDLSFPTGFGLAPGHGVQVEMLERFSGRTPTVAGKPARPLLDETVKRVGGQRPLMVGDRLDTDIEGGANAGVDTLLVLTGVSGLAEVVAAEPHERPTYIASTLDGLFVPHPAPVLLEGGDLPRGFSGGARCAGWSALVGPDDQLVVEGGGDPDDWWRAVAGAAWSHRDVTGRPVLVNSLVPPS; from the coding sequence GTGACGCGGGGATCTCGACGTCCGGCGTGGGAGTGTCACCGTTCTCGTGCATCGAAGCATCGTAGGGCCCGTCGTGCAGGCGCGGCCAAGGAGGATCAGTTGTTGCAGGAGTCCACGACGGCGTTGGCCCACAGTCACGACCTGGTGATGCTGGACCTGGACGGAGTCGTCTACATCAGTGGCACGGCAGTCCCGGGCGTCCCCGAGGCGCTTCATCGCCTGCGTGAACAGGGCGTCCACGTGGCGTTCGTGACCAACAACGCCTCGCGCACGGCCGAGACCGTGGCCGAGCACCTCACCGACCTGGGGGTACCAGCCGAGGCGCACGACGTGGTGACCTCGGCGCAGGCCGCGGCCGGCGTGCTCGCCGAGCGGCACGGGGCCGGGGCTCGCATCCTGGTGCTCGGTGCCGCTGGCCTGGTCCGCGCCCTCGAGGAGGTCGGGCTGGTCGCTGTTCTCGACCCGGCCGATCCCGATGTCGTGGGAGTCGTGACCGGATTCGGTCCGGACGTGGTCTGGAAGGACCTGATGCGGGTGGCGGTACGCATCCAGGAGGGCCTGCCCTGGGTCGCGAGCAACACCGACCTCAGCTTCCCGACGGGGTTCGGGCTGGCTCCCGGGCACGGAGTCCAGGTGGAAATGCTGGAGCGCTTCTCGGGGCGTACGCCCACGGTGGCTGGGAAGCCTGCGCGGCCGCTGCTCGACGAGACCGTGAAGCGCGTCGGAGGCCAGCGGCCGCTGATGGTGGGGGACCGGCTGGACACCGACATCGAGGGCGGAGCCAACGCCGGTGTCGACACCCTGCTCGTGCTCACCGGGGTCAGTGGTCTCGCCGAGGTCGTGGCCGCCGAGCCGCACGAGCGTCCGACCTACATCGCCAGCACGCTGGACGGTCTCTTCGTGCCGCATCCCGCCCCTGTCCTCCTGGAGGGCGGGGACCTGCCGCGCGGGTTCTCCGGCGGTGCCCGGTGTGCAGGGTGGTCGGCGCTGGTCGGCCCCGACGACCAGCTCGTCGTGGAGGGCGGGGGAGACCCCGACGACTGGTGGCGAGCCGTGGCCGGGGCGGCCTGGAGCCACAGGGACGTCACAGGACGACCGGTGCTCGTCAACAGCCTCGTGCCGCCGAGCTGA
- a CDS encoding TlyA family RNA methyltransferase: protein MPPRRLRLDQELVRRGLARSREHASTLVAQRRVKVSGAVATKPATGVTTDVAIVVADDPDRPDYASRGAHKLLGALEAFAGEGLTVEGKRCLDAGASTGGFTDVLLRAGAREVVAVDVGYGQLIWRLQNDDRVLVLDRTNIRDLSLDQVGEPVDLVVGDLSFISLRLVLDALLSVMAPDGALALMVKPQFEVGKDRVGKGGVVRDLDLRAEAVAEVARAAAERGWGAVAVTTSPLPGPSGNVEFFLLLRRGEAAVGAEEIRAEVERSATWGDSGEKVGP, encoded by the coding sequence GTGCCTCCGCGCCGTCTGCGCCTCGACCAGGAACTCGTCCGGCGGGGACTGGCCCGCTCCCGCGAGCACGCCAGCACGCTGGTGGCCCAACGACGGGTGAAGGTCTCCGGGGCAGTGGCCACCAAGCCCGCCACCGGGGTGACCACCGACGTGGCGATCGTCGTGGCCGACGACCCCGACCGTCCGGACTACGCCTCGAGGGGTGCCCACAAGCTCCTGGGTGCGCTGGAGGCCTTTGCCGGCGAGGGCCTCACCGTCGAGGGCAAGAGGTGCCTCGACGCCGGCGCGTCGACCGGAGGGTTCACCGACGTGCTGCTGCGCGCGGGAGCACGCGAGGTCGTCGCCGTCGACGTCGGCTACGGACAGCTGATCTGGCGCCTCCAGAACGATGACCGGGTGCTCGTGCTCGACCGCACCAACATCCGCGACCTCAGTCTCGACCAGGTGGGCGAGCCCGTCGACCTCGTGGTGGGAGACCTCTCGTTCATCTCCCTCAGGCTGGTGCTCGACGCGCTCCTCTCCGTCATGGCCCCTGACGGCGCCCTGGCGCTGATGGTCAAGCCGCAGTTCGAGGTCGGCAAGGACCGGGTGGGCAAGGGCGGGGTGGTGCGTGACCTCGACCTGCGGGCCGAGGCCGTCGCGGAGGTCGCCCGGGCCGCCGCCGAACGGGGCTGGGGAGCCGTGGCCGTGACGACCAGTCCACTGCCGGGGCCCTCGGGCAACGTCGAGTTCTTCCTGCTGCTGCGCCGCGGCGAGGCCGCCGTGGGCGCCGAGGAGATCCGCGCCGAGGTGGAACGCTCCGCCACCTGGGGCGACTCGGGTGAGAAGGTGGGACCGTGA
- a CDS encoding NAD kinase, with product MTHDSVPRRVLLLAHTGREAAREVALEFIVALTGHGMVVRLIDTQAHELGVVPTDHDPVLEVVPEGEDVGHDCEVALVVGGDGTILRAAEYTHHSGTPLLGVNLGHVGFLAEAEVDDVETTIEAIAHRRYTIEDRLTLDVDVYQGKELVTSTFALNEASVEKAARERMLEVVVGIDGRPLSRWGCDGVVCATPTGSTAYNFSAGGPVVWPGVEALLMVPISAHALFARPMVVAPTSVMVVEVLAGNESSGVLWCDGRRAVDLPPGARIEVRRGASPVRLVRLHEAPFTDRLVAKFGLSIEGWRGSAERRRRAAEDVQSATKPTEDTVV from the coding sequence GTGACCCACGACAGCGTGCCGCGGCGAGTCCTGCTGCTGGCCCACACCGGACGCGAGGCCGCCCGTGAGGTGGCGCTCGAGTTCATCGTCGCCCTGACCGGCCATGGCATGGTCGTCCGGCTGATCGACACCCAGGCGCACGAGCTCGGTGTCGTCCCCACCGACCACGACCCCGTGCTCGAGGTCGTCCCCGAGGGCGAGGACGTGGGCCATGACTGCGAGGTCGCCCTCGTGGTCGGGGGTGACGGGACGATCCTGCGGGCCGCGGAGTACACCCACCACAGCGGCACCCCACTCCTGGGCGTCAACCTCGGCCACGTCGGCTTCCTCGCGGAGGCCGAGGTCGACGACGTCGAGACCACCATCGAGGCCATCGCCCACCGCCGCTACACGATCGAGGACAGGCTGACCCTCGACGTCGACGTCTACCAGGGCAAGGAGCTGGTCACGAGCACCTTCGCCCTCAACGAGGCGAGCGTCGAGAAGGCGGCGCGCGAGCGCATGCTCGAGGTCGTCGTCGGCATCGACGGGCGTCCGCTGTCGCGGTGGGGCTGCGACGGCGTCGTGTGCGCCACCCCCACGGGGTCGACCGCCTACAACTTCAGCGCCGGCGGCCCGGTCGTGTGGCCGGGCGTCGAGGCGTTGCTCATGGTCCCGATCAGCGCCCACGCGCTCTTCGCGCGACCCATGGTCGTCGCCCCCACCTCGGTGATGGTCGTCGAGGTCCTGGCAGGCAACGAGAGCTCCGGAGTGCTGTGGTGCGACGGACGACGTGCCGTCGACCTGCCTCCGGGAGCCCGCATCGAGGTGAGGCGCGGCGCCAGCCCGGTGCGCCTCGTACGCCTGCACGAGGCCCCGTTCACCGACCGGTTGGTCGCCAAGTTCGGACTCTCGATCGAGGGGTGGCGCGGTTCGGCCGAGCGCCGGCGTCGCGCCGCCGAGGACGTCCAGTCCGCCACGAAGCCGACGGAGGACACCGTTGTTTGA
- the recN gene encoding DNA repair protein RecN, with amino-acid sequence MFEEIRISQLGVIDSSTLELGPGFTVITGETGAGKTMVVTALGLLLGGRADSGAVRRGAANARVEGVVVTDGLGDFVTQVEEHGGEVEDGRVVLARNISAEGRSRAWVGGAGVPAAKLAQVAEPLVAVHGQSDQHRLLRATAQREALDRFGGDEVASVAGEFADAWRHLAGVERELRDVVSSARERAREADQLRFALEEIEKVSPEPGEDVALAAEETRLGFADTLRVAAETAREALSSDQGSSDALGAAAAARGALEGVREHDPEAADLADRLAELTYLLSDLGADVASYASKLDTDPLRLAAVSERRAALIALTRKYGETIDEVLEWSSEAVQRLTQLDDTDGRIEELRVARTEARARVARLGAELTRLRTAAAARLGAAVSDELTLLAMPHATLQISVTQQEVTPAPGEESGPVVDVDGRHLRGTVHGFDEVEFLLAANAGMNPRPLDKGASGGELSRVMLAVEVVLAATTTVPTFVFDEVDAGVGGKAAIEIGRRLATLARNAQVLVVTHLPQVAAFADRHIVVAKSSDGSVTTSGLVTLAEDERERELSRMLAGLEDSDTALAHARELIEAARATR; translated from the coding sequence TTGTTTGAAGAGATCCGCATCAGTCAGCTCGGAGTGATCGACTCCTCGACACTCGAGCTCGGCCCCGGGTTCACGGTCATCACGGGTGAGACCGGTGCCGGCAAGACGATGGTCGTCACCGCGCTGGGGCTGCTCCTGGGCGGTCGTGCCGACAGCGGGGCCGTGCGTCGTGGCGCCGCCAACGCGCGGGTCGAGGGCGTGGTCGTCACCGACGGCCTGGGCGACTTCGTGACCCAGGTCGAGGAGCACGGAGGCGAGGTCGAGGACGGCCGCGTCGTGCTCGCCCGCAACATCTCCGCCGAGGGGCGCTCACGGGCATGGGTGGGAGGGGCCGGGGTCCCGGCCGCCAAGCTCGCCCAGGTGGCCGAGCCGCTCGTCGCAGTCCATGGCCAGTCCGACCAGCACCGCCTGCTCAGGGCGACGGCCCAGCGCGAGGCCCTCGACCGGTTCGGGGGCGACGAGGTCGCCAGCGTGGCGGGCGAGTTCGCCGACGCCTGGCGCCACCTCGCTGGCGTGGAGCGCGAGCTGCGTGACGTCGTCAGCAGCGCCCGCGAGCGCGCCCGCGAGGCGGACCAGCTGCGCTTCGCCCTCGAGGAGATCGAGAAGGTGTCGCCAGAGCCTGGCGAGGACGTCGCGCTGGCGGCGGAGGAGACCCGTCTGGGCTTCGCCGACACGCTGCGTGTGGCCGCCGAGACCGCACGTGAGGCCCTCTCGTCGGACCAGGGGAGTTCCGACGCCCTGGGCGCCGCAGCAGCGGCGCGGGGCGCCCTCGAGGGCGTACGCGAGCACGACCCGGAGGCGGCAGACCTGGCGGACCGTCTCGCCGAGCTGACCTACCTCCTCTCCGACCTCGGGGCGGACGTCGCCTCCTACGCCTCCAAGCTGGACACCGATCCCCTGAGGCTGGCCGCGGTGAGTGAACGTCGCGCTGCCCTCATCGCGCTCACCCGCAAGTACGGCGAGACCATCGACGAGGTCCTGGAATGGAGCTCCGAGGCGGTCCAGCGGCTCACCCAGCTCGACGACACCGACGGTCGGATCGAGGAGCTGCGCGTCGCGCGTACCGAGGCCCGGGCGCGGGTGGCGCGTCTGGGCGCCGAACTCACCCGGCTGCGCACCGCTGCCGCTGCCCGACTCGGTGCAGCCGTCAGCGATGAGCTGACGCTGCTGGCGATGCCGCACGCCACGCTCCAGATCTCCGTCACGCAGCAGGAGGTCACTCCCGCGCCCGGGGAGGAGTCCGGTCCCGTGGTCGACGTCGACGGGCGCCACCTCCGCGGCACGGTGCACGGCTTCGACGAGGTCGAGTTCCTGCTGGCGGCCAACGCCGGGATGAACCCGCGCCCCCTCGACAAGGGGGCCTCCGGCGGTGAGCTGTCGCGGGTGATGCTGGCCGTCGAGGTCGTCCTCGCCGCCACCACCACCGTGCCCACCTTCGTCTTCGACGAGGTCGACGCCGGCGTCGGCGGCAAGGCCGCCATCGAGATCGGCCGGCGCCTCGCGACCCTGGCCCGCAACGCCCAGGTGCTGGTCGTCACCCACCTGCCGCAGGTCGCCGCCTTCGCGGACCGTCACATCGTGGTCGCGAAGTCGAGCGACGGCAGCGTGACGACGTCCGGCCTGGTGACCTTGGCCGAGGACGAGCGTGAGCGTGAGCTCAGTCGCATGCTGGCCGGTCTTGAGGACTCCGACACGGCCCTGGCGCACGCCCGGGAGCTGATCGAGGCAGCCCGCGCGACTCGCTGA
- the steA gene encoding putative cytokinetic ring protein SteA, translating into MKFASRTRPAPDLPGTRGTARVDRRARALLSRLVPGDVAVIDLLDLDRATAQALVDSGVVAVLNASAMISGRYPNLGPQVLADAGVLMVDQLGDTLFASVKDGDTVRVDGETVHVGEGRAFSGRLLGPDVVRQLVEEARAGLSHQLESFTHNSTEFLRREQDVLLHGQGVPVPRTVIADRPVVVVVPGRDYVNELAAVRRFVADHRPVLVGVDRGADAIRQAGLRPDVVVVSADAGDDELPDPKTLKAARDVVLRVDRGANRHVGERFTQLGVTPLLFESTATTEDAALILADSQHARVIIGVGMHATLDEFLDRQRAGLASTYLTRLKVGPRLVDATAVPTLYSGRVRPRHLLAVTVAGLVALAAAVGTTPVGQEWAEALTSQLSSLFDQLQGMFQ; encoded by the coding sequence ATGAAGTTTGCCTCCAGAACCCGCCCTGCCCCCGACCTGCCCGGTACCCGCGGTACCGCCCGGGTCGACCGTCGCGCCCGGGCCCTCCTGAGCCGGCTGGTTCCGGGAGACGTCGCCGTCATCGACCTCCTGGACCTGGACCGTGCCACGGCCCAGGCCCTGGTCGACTCCGGTGTCGTGGCCGTGCTCAACGCCTCCGCGATGATCTCCGGTCGCTACCCCAACCTGGGGCCACAGGTCCTGGCCGACGCCGGGGTGCTGATGGTCGACCAGCTCGGCGACACGCTGTTCGCCAGCGTGAAGGACGGCGACACGGTGCGCGTGGACGGGGAGACCGTCCACGTCGGCGAGGGACGCGCGTTCTCCGGTCGCCTGCTCGGCCCCGACGTCGTACGCCAGCTCGTCGAGGAGGCCCGTGCCGGCCTCAGTCACCAGCTCGAGAGCTTCACGCACAACAGCACCGAGTTCCTCCGACGCGAGCAGGACGTCCTGCTGCACGGGCAGGGCGTGCCCGTCCCGCGCACCGTCATCGCCGACCGCCCGGTCGTCGTGGTCGTTCCCGGCCGCGACTACGTCAACGAGCTCGCTGCCGTACGCCGCTTCGTGGCCGACCACCGTCCCGTGCTCGTGGGCGTCGACCGGGGCGCCGACGCGATCCGCCAGGCAGGGCTGCGCCCCGATGTCGTGGTCGTCTCGGCGGACGCGGGGGACGACGAGCTGCCCGACCCGAAGACCCTCAAGGCCGCCCGTGACGTCGTCCTGCGCGTCGACCGCGGCGCCAACCGGCACGTGGGGGAGCGGTTCACCCAGCTCGGGGTGACGCCGCTGCTCTTCGAGTCGACCGCCACCACCGAGGACGCGGCGCTGATCCTCGCCGACTCCCAGCACGCCCGCGTCATCATCGGGGTCGGGATGCACGCCACCCTCGACGAGTTCCTCGACAGGCAGCGGGCCGGACTCGCCTCGACCTACCTCACCCGACTCAAGGTCGGTCCGAGGCTCGTCGACGCCACCGCCGTGCCCACGCTCTACTCCGGTCGGGTCCGCCCGCGCCACCTGCTGGCCGTCACGGTCGCGGGCCTCGTCGCCCTTGCCGCCGCCGTCGGCACCACGCCGGTGGGCCAGGAGTGGGCCGAGGCCCTCACCAGTCAGCTCTCCTCACTCTTCGACCAGCTCCAGGGGATGTTCCAGTGA
- a CDS encoding copper transporter, with protein MISFRTHVVTLVAVFLALAVGVVLGGGPLSEVGRGTEDAEALRADASQARSEAEFGQSFADDVSATLLGSRLSDREVAVVTLPGADAKVVEGLTERIAAAGGKVTVTQSIGSSLVNEGEKSLVDTLGSQLMAQLPDGAVTDGASTYERAGELIGFSLANSGEKSVASTPQSTAVAEGLRGANLLDAADDPSGRAPLVLVVLGDEVTGDGADAILGGLLTGMASQARGLVVAAPTADEGQQLDRLREDDGLGDATSVDGAETAAGQVAAVVALARSYDTQGGSFGAGGADGTVPLG; from the coding sequence GTGATCTCGTTCCGTACCCATGTCGTCACCCTCGTGGCCGTCTTCCTCGCACTCGCCGTCGGCGTCGTGCTCGGAGGCGGACCGCTCAGCGAGGTGGGACGCGGCACCGAGGACGCCGAGGCGTTGCGCGCCGACGCCTCCCAGGCCCGCAGCGAGGCGGAGTTCGGCCAGTCCTTCGCCGACGACGTCTCCGCCACGCTGCTGGGCAGCCGCCTGTCCGACCGTGAGGTGGCCGTCGTGACGCTGCCCGGAGCGGACGCGAAGGTCGTCGAAGGACTCACCGAGCGCATCGCTGCTGCCGGCGGCAAGGTGACCGTCACCCAGTCCATCGGTTCGAGTCTCGTCAACGAGGGCGAGAAGTCGCTCGTGGACACCCTGGGGAGCCAGCTCATGGCGCAGCTCCCCGATGGCGCCGTCACCGACGGCGCCAGCACCTACGAGCGGGCCGGCGAGCTGATCGGCTTCAGCCTGGCCAACTCGGGTGAGAAGTCGGTGGCTTCGACGCCCCAGAGCACGGCGGTGGCCGAGGGCCTGCGCGGCGCCAACCTCCTCGACGCCGCGGACGACCCGAGCGGGCGTGCGCCGCTGGTTCTCGTCGTGCTCGGCGACGAGGTCACCGGCGACGGGGCCGACGCCATCCTCGGTGGTCTCCTCACCGGCATGGCCAGCCAGGCCCGGGGCCTGGTGGTCGCAGCCCCCACCGCCGACGAGGGGCAGCAGCTCGACCGCCTGCGCGAGGACGACGGCCTGGGTGACGCCACGAGCGTCGACGGAGCCGAGACCGCAGCCGGTCAGGTGGCCGCCGTGGTGGCCCTGGCGAGGTCGTACGACACGCAGGGCGGAAGCTTCGGCGCCGGAGGTGCGGACGGAACGGTCCCTCTCGGGTAG